One region of Vespula vulgaris chromosome 9, iyVesVulg1.1, whole genome shotgun sequence genomic DNA includes:
- the LOC127066292 gene encoding mitogen-activated protein kinase kinase kinase 7-interacting protein 3 homolog isoform X2, whose translation MGECHCSNIAIMQLFHELKQQFPALPDYVVSQCIAQNSHDREICARSLRATQESRPTPGAFPLPPPAAAVAAQHHHQSHHQQQQQQHYQQQQQQQQQRCCAMNHQSAQRITSNGNGSRPPRPASLDIGVARRYPIGCSRTAASVTTNEPPAPSSAPAACKARGFFDDVPSANTNGNNCSSSNVAPGFELNVNVACSPAGNRDFRTVPTIGTCKRSDLVVEPRPHYAEPQLAVGKNAGQFDHARSYTSVSLTLRPPSSEPQPPIDIRSQGSSLTYSTSSLDPRGFQSRLQISIGPGSVGSVAAARIRPPMGPARPNSLLPPAQISPQRPPGLPAGPPSQLPRPTTTMSAPTTPSVPTITNIISSNSLPATPSEPTAISPPSSPVKEKPLIGQDQNRSPLNQVAEHQRKLVAEQLARKERLAKELRAEKGRLEAMKKELQSLARPPDSSISPQELKKKLRSEIYQLQIECDRLADEVDQWSDPRVPLGETNEEFYQGIYTGQPFLPSSHLAPPSLSNQPPVWQPSTGTADVNDREEDRDGPSWVCRMCTFDNHPLMNKCEQCDMPRLLDHGNAGETQDIHIRVTHHHNFSPRRTVHSWVV comes from the exons ATGGGGGAGTGCCACTGCTCTAACATCGCTATCATGCAGCTGTTCCACGAGCTGAAGCAGCAGTTCCCTGCGCTCCCTGATTACGTCGTCTCCCAGTGCATCGCACAG AACAGCCACGACAGGGAGATATGCGCGAGAAGTCTACGAGCAACCCAAGAATCGCGTCCAACCCCGGGCGCTTTTCCACTGCCCCCacctgctgctgctgttgctgctcaACATCACCATCAATCGCATcatcagcagcaacaacagcagcattatcagcaacaacaacaacaacaacaacagcgtTGCTGCGCAATGAATCACCAATCGGCGCAACGTATTACGTCGAATGGCAATGGTTCGCGACCTCCTAGGCCAGCCTCATTGGACATCGGCGTGGCACGACGTTATCCTATTGGCTGTTCACGTACCGCGGCATCCGTAACTACGAACGAACCACCTGCACCCTCTTCCGCACCTGCGGCTTGTAAAGCACGCGGTTTTTTCGATGACGTCCCGTCTGCAAACACCAATGGCAACAATTGCTCAAGTAGCAATGTTGCTCCTGGATTCGAACTCAACGTTAATGTCGCCTGCAGTCCTGCGGGCAACCGCG ACTTCCGAACGGTGCCGACAATCGGTACATGTAAACGAAGCGACCTCGTTGTCGAACCCCGACCCCATTACGCGGAACCTCAGTTGGCTGTAGGAAAAAACGCTGGGCAATTTGATCACGCGCGAAGTTACACATCGGTAAGCTTGACACTGAGGCCACCATCGTCAGAACCACAACCACCGATCGACATCAGGTCGCAAGGTTCGAGTTTAACATATTCGACCTCGTCTTTGGACCCACGAGGATTTCAAAGCCGCTTGCAGATTAGCATCGGCCCGGGAAGCGTTGGCAGTGTAGCTGCAGCAAGAATCAGACCACCGATGGGTCCGGCCAGGCCTAATAGTCTGCTTCCCCCCGCTCAAATTAGTCCTCAGAGGCCTCCAG GACTTCCTGCCGGACCTCCGAGTCAATTGCCAAGGCCGACGACAACAATGAGTGCCCCGACTACGCCTTCGGTTCCAACAATAACGAATATTATTTCGTCTAATAGTCTCCCTGCGACTCCGTCTGAACCAACGGCAATCTCTCCTCCCTCTAGTCCCGTTAAAGAAAAACCGTTAATCGGCCAGGATCAAAATCGTTCGCCGTTAAACCAAG TGGCTGAACATCAAAGAAAACTGGTCGCTGAACAATTAGCAAGGAAGGAAAGGCTTGCCAAGGAATTAAGAGCTGAAAAGGGACGACTCGAAGCAATGAAGAAAGAACTGCAGTCTTTAGCGAGACCCCCAGATTCTTCGATATCGCCTCAG GAactgaagaaaaaattacgaagCGAAATTTACCAATTGCAAATCGAATGCGATAGACTTGCAGACGAAGTGGATCAGTGGTCGGATCCACGAG TACCTTTAGGTGAAACAAATGAAGAATTTTATCAGGGCATTTATACCGGTCAACCTTTTCTACCGTCCTCTCATCTGGCACCACCGTCGTTATCAAATCAGCCACCAGTTTGGCAACCTTCTACGGGTACTGCCGATGTAAAtgatagagaagaagatagagatgGGCCTTCGTGGGTCTGTAGGATGTGTACTTTTGATAATCATCCGTTGATGAATAAGTGCGAACAGTGTGACATGCCGAGACTTTTGGATCATGGCAATGCAG GTGAGACACAAGATATTCATATACGCGTTACACATCACCATAATTTTTCACCAAGAC GTACAGTGCACAGTTGGGTTGTATGA
- the LOC127066292 gene encoding TGF-beta-activated kinase 1 and MAP3K7-binding protein 3-like isoform X3, producing the protein MNHQSAQRITSNGNGSRPPRPASLDIGVARRYPIGCSRTAASVTTNEPPAPSSAPAACKARGFFDDVPSANTNGNNCSSSNVAPGFELNVNVACSPAGNRDFRTVPTIGTCKRSDLVVEPRPHYAEPQLAVGKNAGQFDHARSYTSVSLTLRPPSSEPQPPIDIRSQGSSLTYSTSSLDPRGFQSRLQISIGPGSVGSVAAARIRPPMGPARPNSLLPPAQISPQRPPGLPAGPPSQLPRPTTTMSAPTTPSVPTITNIISSNSLPATPSEPTAISPPSSPVKEKPLIGQDQNRSPLNQVAEHQRKLVAEQLARKERLAKELRAEKGRLEAMKKELQSLARPPDSSISPQELKKKLRSEIYQLQIECDRLADEVDQWSDPRVPLGETNEEFYQGIYTGQPFLPSSHLAPPSLSNQPPVWQPSTGTADVNDREEDRDGPSWVCRMCTFDNHPLMNKCEQCDMPRLLDHGNAGRVHGLPLEQANTSSYVQFNNLLHGLFDRTNKPS; encoded by the exons ATGAATCACCAATCGGCGCAACGTATTACGTCGAATGGCAATGGTTCGCGACCTCCTAGGCCAGCCTCATTGGACATCGGCGTGGCACGACGTTATCCTATTGGCTGTTCACGTACCGCGGCATCCGTAACTACGAACGAACCACCTGCACCCTCTTCCGCACCTGCGGCTTGTAAAGCACGCGGTTTTTTCGATGACGTCCCGTCTGCAAACACCAATGGCAACAATTGCTCAAGTAGCAATGTTGCTCCTGGATTCGAACTCAACGTTAATGTCGCCTGCAGTCCTGCGGGCAACCGCG ACTTCCGAACGGTGCCGACAATCGGTACATGTAAACGAAGCGACCTCGTTGTCGAACCCCGACCCCATTACGCGGAACCTCAGTTGGCTGTAGGAAAAAACGCTGGGCAATTTGATCACGCGCGAAGTTACACATCGGTAAGCTTGACACTGAGGCCACCATCGTCAGAACCACAACCACCGATCGACATCAGGTCGCAAGGTTCGAGTTTAACATATTCGACCTCGTCTTTGGACCCACGAGGATTTCAAAGCCGCTTGCAGATTAGCATCGGCCCGGGAAGCGTTGGCAGTGTAGCTGCAGCAAGAATCAGACCACCGATGGGTCCGGCCAGGCCTAATAGTCTGCTTCCCCCCGCTCAAATTAGTCCTCAGAGGCCTCCAG GACTTCCTGCCGGACCTCCGAGTCAATTGCCAAGGCCGACGACAACAATGAGTGCCCCGACTACGCCTTCGGTTCCAACAATAACGAATATTATTTCGTCTAATAGTCTCCCTGCGACTCCGTCTGAACCAACGGCAATCTCTCCTCCCTCTAGTCCCGTTAAAGAAAAACCGTTAATCGGCCAGGATCAAAATCGTTCGCCGTTAAACCAAG TGGCTGAACATCAAAGAAAACTGGTCGCTGAACAATTAGCAAGGAAGGAAAGGCTTGCCAAGGAATTAAGAGCTGAAAAGGGACGACTCGAAGCAATGAAGAAAGAACTGCAGTCTTTAGCGAGACCCCCAGATTCTTCGATATCGCCTCAG GAactgaagaaaaaattacgaagCGAAATTTACCAATTGCAAATCGAATGCGATAGACTTGCAGACGAAGTGGATCAGTGGTCGGATCCACGAG TACCTTTAGGTGAAACAAATGAAGAATTTTATCAGGGCATTTATACCGGTCAACCTTTTCTACCGTCCTCTCATCTGGCACCACCGTCGTTATCAAATCAGCCACCAGTTTGGCAACCTTCTACGGGTACTGCCGATGTAAAtgatagagaagaagatagagatgGGCCTTCGTGGGTCTGTAGGATGTGTACTTTTGATAATCATCCGTTGATGAATAAGTGCGAACAGTGTGACATGCCGAGACTTTTGGATCATGGCAATGCAGGTAGGGTACATGGATTGCCGCTTGAACAAGCCAATACGTCATCGTATGTCCAATTTAATAATCTTCTACATGGTttgttcgatcgaacgaataaacCATCCTAA
- the LOC127066296 gene encoding chloride intracellular channel exc-4 isoform X3, translating into MDLYLLAELKTISLKVTTVDMQKPPPDFRTNFQATPPPILIDNGDAILENEKIERHIMKNIPGGHNLFVQDKEVATLVENLFSKLKLLLLNAKDKDKDPKSSSLMAHLRKIDEHLGRKGTRFLTGDTMCCFDCELMPRLQHIRVAGKYFANFEIPESLVHLWRYMHHMYRLDAFLQSCPADQDIINHYKLQQSMKMKKHEELETPTFTTSIPIEVNDD; encoded by the exons ATGGATTTGTACCTTCTCGCCGAGTTAAAGACGATCTCGTTGAAAGTAACTACCGTCGATATGCAAAAACCACCACCTGACTTTCGTACCAATTTCCAAGCGACCCCACCTCCTATCTTGATCGACAATGGCGACGCCATATTGGAGAACGAAAAGATCGAACGACACATCATGAAGAATATACCCGGTGGACATAATCTTTTCGTACAGGATAAAGAAGTTGCCACTTTAGTAGAGAATTTGTTTAGC aaattgaAATTGCTACTGCTCAATGCAAAAGACAAGGATAAAGATCCGAAGTCATCCTCTTTGATGGCACACTTACGAAAGATCGACGAACACTTGGGTCGCAAGGGTACGCGCTTTCTCACGGGCGATACGATGTGCTGTTTCGATTGCGAACTCATGCCACGACTTCAACACATCAGGGTCGCTGGGAAATACTTTGCGAATTTTGAAATTCCCGAAAGTCTGGTACATCTTTGGAGATACATGCATCATATGTACAGGCTTGATGCATTTCTACAAAGTTGTCCGGCCGATCAAGACATcattaatcattataaattacaacAG AGCATGAAGATGAAAAAGCATGAGGAATTGGAGACGCCAACGTTCACTACCAGCATCCCTATCGAGGTCAATGACGACTAG
- the LOC127066297 gene encoding pre-mRNA-splicing factor Syf2, with protein sequence METIVESQEKPLKEKQVEWKKRLRELHTKRNEARQENHKEVVEEDKRNKLPANWESRKRQAEWIIQDEAARKIAEEKGDDYERIKLLHIDATEAERIARKKKNKKNPDPGFSDYEQAAVRQYNRLVKNIKPNMESYEELKEKLGPAFYGDKNTILHGLHEDKKEAIDKMVDNLEKQIAKRERYSRRRMHNDDADIDYINERNAKFNEKLERFYGEYTRETKLNLERGTAI encoded by the exons ATGGAAACGATCGTAGAATCACAAGAAAAGCctttgaaagaaaagcaagTAGAATGGAAGAAACGTTTGCGGGAACTTCATACCAAAAGG AACGAAGCGAGACAAGAGAATCACAAAGAAGTTGTtgaggaagataaaagaaataaacttcCAGCAAATTGGGAATCAAGAAAAAGACAAGCCGAATGGATAATACAAGATGAAGCCGCTAGGAAAATTGCagaagagaagggagacgattatgaaagaattaaattactTCATATAGATGCAACAGAAGCAGAGCGCatagcaagaaaaaagaaaaacaaaaagaatccAGATCCAGGCTTTTCAGATTATGAACAAGCTGCTGTTCGTCAGTATAATAGattagttaaaaatattaagcCAAATATGGAATCGTACGAAGAACTCAAAGAAAAACTTGGACCTGCATTTTATGgcgataaaaatacaattttgcaTGGCCTTCatgaagataagaaagaagcaATCGATAAAATGGTTGACAATTTAGAAAAACA GATTGCTAAACGAGAGAGGTATAGCAGGAGAAGAATGCACAATGATGATGCagatattgattatattaatgaaCGTAATGCCAAATTCAATGAGAAGTTAGAAAGATTTTATGGCGAATATACCCGTGAGACCAAACTCAATTTGGAACGTGGCACAGCtatttaa
- the LOC127066292 gene encoding mitogen-activated protein kinase kinase kinase 7-interacting protein 3 homolog isoform X1, producing MGECHCSNIAIMQLFHELKQQFPALPDYVVSQCIAQNSHDREICARSLRATQESRPTPGAFPLPPPAAAVAAQHHHQSHHQQQQQQHYQQQQQQQQQRCCAMNHQSAQRITSNGNGSRPPRPASLDIGVARRYPIGCSRTAASVTTNEPPAPSSAPAACKARGFFDDVPSANTNGNNCSSSNVAPGFELNVNVACSPAGNRDFRTVPTIGTCKRSDLVVEPRPHYAEPQLAVGKNAGQFDHARSYTSVSLTLRPPSSEPQPPIDIRSQGSSLTYSTSSLDPRGFQSRLQISIGPGSVGSVAAARIRPPMGPARPNSLLPPAQISPQRPPGLPAGPPSQLPRPTTTMSAPTTPSVPTITNIISSNSLPATPSEPTAISPPSSPVKEKPLIGQDQNRSPLNQVAEHQRKLVAEQLARKERLAKELRAEKGRLEAMKKELQSLARPPDSSISPQELKKKLRSEIYQLQIECDRLADEVDQWSDPRVPLGETNEEFYQGIYTGQPFLPSSHLAPPSLSNQPPVWQPSTGTADVNDREEDRDGPSWVCRMCTFDNHPLMNKCEQCDMPRLLDHGNAGRVHGLPLEQANTSSYVQFNNLLHGLFDRTNKPS from the exons ATGGGGGAGTGCCACTGCTCTAACATCGCTATCATGCAGCTGTTCCACGAGCTGAAGCAGCAGTTCCCTGCGCTCCCTGATTACGTCGTCTCCCAGTGCATCGCACAG AACAGCCACGACAGGGAGATATGCGCGAGAAGTCTACGAGCAACCCAAGAATCGCGTCCAACCCCGGGCGCTTTTCCACTGCCCCCacctgctgctgctgttgctgctcaACATCACCATCAATCGCATcatcagcagcaacaacagcagcattatcagcaacaacaacaacaacaacaacagcgtTGCTGCGCAATGAATCACCAATCGGCGCAACGTATTACGTCGAATGGCAATGGTTCGCGACCTCCTAGGCCAGCCTCATTGGACATCGGCGTGGCACGACGTTATCCTATTGGCTGTTCACGTACCGCGGCATCCGTAACTACGAACGAACCACCTGCACCCTCTTCCGCACCTGCGGCTTGTAAAGCACGCGGTTTTTTCGATGACGTCCCGTCTGCAAACACCAATGGCAACAATTGCTCAAGTAGCAATGTTGCTCCTGGATTCGAACTCAACGTTAATGTCGCCTGCAGTCCTGCGGGCAACCGCG ACTTCCGAACGGTGCCGACAATCGGTACATGTAAACGAAGCGACCTCGTTGTCGAACCCCGACCCCATTACGCGGAACCTCAGTTGGCTGTAGGAAAAAACGCTGGGCAATTTGATCACGCGCGAAGTTACACATCGGTAAGCTTGACACTGAGGCCACCATCGTCAGAACCACAACCACCGATCGACATCAGGTCGCAAGGTTCGAGTTTAACATATTCGACCTCGTCTTTGGACCCACGAGGATTTCAAAGCCGCTTGCAGATTAGCATCGGCCCGGGAAGCGTTGGCAGTGTAGCTGCAGCAAGAATCAGACCACCGATGGGTCCGGCCAGGCCTAATAGTCTGCTTCCCCCCGCTCAAATTAGTCCTCAGAGGCCTCCAG GACTTCCTGCCGGACCTCCGAGTCAATTGCCAAGGCCGACGACAACAATGAGTGCCCCGACTACGCCTTCGGTTCCAACAATAACGAATATTATTTCGTCTAATAGTCTCCCTGCGACTCCGTCTGAACCAACGGCAATCTCTCCTCCCTCTAGTCCCGTTAAAGAAAAACCGTTAATCGGCCAGGATCAAAATCGTTCGCCGTTAAACCAAG TGGCTGAACATCAAAGAAAACTGGTCGCTGAACAATTAGCAAGGAAGGAAAGGCTTGCCAAGGAATTAAGAGCTGAAAAGGGACGACTCGAAGCAATGAAGAAAGAACTGCAGTCTTTAGCGAGACCCCCAGATTCTTCGATATCGCCTCAG GAactgaagaaaaaattacgaagCGAAATTTACCAATTGCAAATCGAATGCGATAGACTTGCAGACGAAGTGGATCAGTGGTCGGATCCACGAG TACCTTTAGGTGAAACAAATGAAGAATTTTATCAGGGCATTTATACCGGTCAACCTTTTCTACCGTCCTCTCATCTGGCACCACCGTCGTTATCAAATCAGCCACCAGTTTGGCAACCTTCTACGGGTACTGCCGATGTAAAtgatagagaagaagatagagatgGGCCTTCGTGGGTCTGTAGGATGTGTACTTTTGATAATCATCCGTTGATGAATAAGTGCGAACAGTGTGACATGCCGAGACTTTTGGATCATGGCAATGCAGGTAGGGTACATGGATTGCCGCTTGAACAAGCCAATACGTCATCGTATGTCCAATTTAATAATCTTCTACATGGTttgttcgatcgaacgaataaacCATCCTAA
- the LOC127066296 gene encoding chloride intracellular channel exc-4 isoform X2: MADTDGHENGTSNGDVPEIELIIKASTIDGRRKGACLFCQEYFMDLYLLAELKTISLKVTTVDMQKPPPDFRTNFQATPPPILIDNGDAILENEKIERHIMKNIPGGHNLFVQDKEVATLVENLFSKLKLLLLNAKDKDKDPKSSSLMAHLRKIDEHLGRKGTRFLTGDTMCCFDCELMPRLQHIRVAGKYFANFEIPESLVHLWRYMHHMYRLDAFLQSCPADQDIINHYKLQQSMKMKKHEELETPTFTTSIPIEVNDD; the protein is encoded by the exons GCGTCAACGATCGATGGTCGTCGAAAAGGCGCTTGTCTCTTTTGTCAGGAGTACTTTATGGATTTGTACCTTCTCGCCGAGTTAAAGACGATCTCGTTGAAAGTAACTACCGTCGATATGCAAAAACCACCACCTGACTTTCGTACCAATTTCCAAGCGACCCCACCTCCTATCTTGATCGACAATGGCGACGCCATATTGGAGAACGAAAAGATCGAACGACACATCATGAAGAATATACCCGGTGGACATAATCTTTTCGTACAGGATAAAGAAGTTGCCACTTTAGTAGAGAATTTGTTTAGC aaattgaAATTGCTACTGCTCAATGCAAAAGACAAGGATAAAGATCCGAAGTCATCCTCTTTGATGGCACACTTACGAAAGATCGACGAACACTTGGGTCGCAAGGGTACGCGCTTTCTCACGGGCGATACGATGTGCTGTTTCGATTGCGAACTCATGCCACGACTTCAACACATCAGGGTCGCTGGGAAATACTTTGCGAATTTTGAAATTCCCGAAAGTCTGGTACATCTTTGGAGATACATGCATCATATGTACAGGCTTGATGCATTTCTACAAAGTTGTCCGGCCGATCAAGACATcattaatcattataaattacaacAG AGCATGAAGATGAAAAAGCATGAGGAATTGGAGACGCCAACGTTCACTACCAGCATCCCTATCGAGGTCAATGACGACTAG